One Citrus sinensis cultivar Valencia sweet orange chromosome 5, DVS_A1.0, whole genome shotgun sequence genomic window, AGCCTACCAGGATAGTAATCAAGATATGACTTGCCGTCAGAATCAAGCCGTTCACCATCATGTTCCAGTGGCTTTCGGCAAGATGCTTCTAGCCTACGCCTATTGCACTCCTTTCTGTCATAAGGCTTTAGAAGAATTTCTTTAAGCTTCTCTCTGAATTCATATTGGCTGCTTCTTGTAATAATTTCTCTGCAGCCTTCATCACCTATAGCAACCTTTTTATTGGTGAAACGCAGAAACAatacacaaaacaaaaatgatccAGATTTAGAACTCAAAAACATAcaatatcaatttttaagaTAATAAGTGAGAAATTCTgaataagaaaacaagaatAGCTGCAACAGGAAAAAAGTACTTACAAATAAAGTATCATTTTCATCTGAAAATGGATTATGGTCCAACACAACAACTTCTGAATCAGAATCACTCTCCAAATATGCAACTTCTTTACCATTGTTACGAACATATACCATATGTTGACCATCCTTcacaaatttcataaattctaGCAAGCTCTCATGTGACAGCTCAGACATACCCTCattacttcttctttttaattgacTCCTCAAAGTTTCTCTGAAGCACTTGGTTTTTCTTCCCCTTGAATTGCTCCATATAACCTTTCTTGGGCTCTCTGTCTGTCTTGTCCCTAAATTACTCCTAGAAGTCAGTCGTAGGCTCTTGGTCTTTTGTCTTCTTGAATTACTCCCCAAGCCCCTTCCCGAGCTCTCCAGTTTTTTTCTCCCTATGGTACTCCTTTGAACTCTCCTTGAGCATTCACACTTTTTTCTCCCTAAATTGTTCCTCAAAACCGTTTCTGGATTCTCATACTTTACAACTATAGATGTCTTGTTATCAGAATTATCAGAAGCAAGCTCAAGTACATACGATTTCccatctttttttaaatgattaagGAACATCAAATAGTGAGGATCAAAAACATCGCTGAAGTTATCCTCATCATTACTACCACCAGCATAATCCACACACCatttcccccctttttttaaattatcaagGACCACAATATAATCAGCATCAGGTACACCTTTAATGttatcaccaccaccaccatcatcaGAATAGTACATGCACCTAGCATCAGTACCACCAACAACATCAAAATCAAGATTCCGTTCCCAATAATTCAAATACTTATCATAATCTGAATCAACATTCACTGCTTCTACAGGAGCATCATTATTTCCGTTACTTTGGTTTACAGTTTTCTTCAGAGCCTTACGGCTACTAGAACCAAGGCCAAGGTTTAAGCCTCTCCGCTTCCATTGCCTACCCAACCTCAAGTCAAGTGAAAATTCGGAATCTCCCCCCTTGAGTTTGCCAACTGAATCACTGGCATTCTTACCCCTCGAAACCAGCCCCATCCTCTCTATTTTCCAATTTCTCAGCAAATTATTCCCCTCACTAAATGCAAACTCCgctaaaaaggaaaaaaatcgAGCTTCTTAGTTCTGTTTGAAACTGgctgcccaaaaaaaaaaaaatccaaaaagacCAACGCCAAACACACGTACAAATATCAACAACGCAAGAGTATACACTAAAATAATGTgctaacaaaaagaaaaagggctGACACAACAGAGAAATCCAAGAATACCACATTGACGACATTAATGATTCACTCAAAATAAAGCTGCTACATCcaacataattaacaaaactAAAGTTGTAGAAATGGGAAAAACTTCAAAACAGACCTGAAACGATCCGCTTGTTGCTGATAACAACAGTAACATTAAAAGCACACCATTAAAGACTTGGTAACAGGTCTTCGGGCTTGTCACTTACAGGTTCGTTACTTGCTTAAATGTCAAACGTCAAAAATCCGAATTCTTCAGGCCTGAGCTACAGTGTAGTTCTTATGTACTTCTTATACTAGTCTCTCTGTTTCCATTTGTCCTTTCATTTCTTGCCCAAATGACGATCCTGCCCTTCCATTTTTACGGTCTCTCTATGTCATGACATTGCTCGACCCTACACGAACCAATTTTCTGTACGACATTTCATACAACTTTTATTCCAAAGTATAAATTGTACGACTTgtcatataaattttaagctCTGTATGGCATGTCGGCTTTTTTCAGCAAtgacgtttttttttttgccaggAAATTGTTATGTTACACAATCATTTATGTTACATGATTAGGTAGCAGCCGtttgattttcattcaataattatgtaaatataagataataaaattatattatttttataatcattaGATTAAATCTAACGATTACTATATAATCATGTATGTTACATGATTATGTAACATAATAAAAACCTTTATATTATACACTTCGCAAGAGGGTTATCTGTGGCAGTGCAGATGTCTAATACGGAGTTTAAATTGTTTGGTAAAATATTGAttgttgttaaattatttgataaatattgataGTTATGGCTTGAAAATTAATGGATTTGATTGCatatttatatgattaaaaatttataatatttataatattcttatcaaaattattattgttgaactcatatttattatatacttTCGACTTGTTATTAATTTAGCTGAAAACTCTACACTCAAAACAGGCAGAAAAATAACTCCAGACAGAATTCCATCAACGTCTCAACCAACAGATTTtctagtataattttttttctctgttttcTTCTATAGTTTTGTTCTTGGACTGTTTACCGAACCTTTATCAATCCAACTATATGtcaggaaaaataatattagtaacAATCTTGAATtggtatttttaataaataaaaaataaagaaaaatagctTCAAAAGCATAGATTATAAACTTCGGAATGGAGAAGCCACACATTTTGTTCAATAACAGCGAGTTCTAGCCGCAGGATGCTGTGCAGTCATTTGAAAAGATCatacaaaaagaatataaaaatattgtccAGAAATGACTTGTGTCCCTCGAGTTACCACAAAAGAATGCACCAGCCTCTACATAACCTTCAAGACCAGAGCTGGGTTGCTGTTACTTGTTATGTATATTGTTGTAGTTGCGCAAAACTTTACGACTGGATTACTCCCATTGCGCATATTGATTTGCGACATTAAACAGAGGTAGAGGCCTTAAGTGGAACTGGTGGTAAAGTGCTTAAACATGACGAGTCCAACCACGGCTTGAATGATCCTTCACGAGCCACATTCTGAAAAAAACATATTCCTAATAATCAGTAAATTCTGTCATTAAGGTTTCACAATATTACCATAATGAAATATTGAATATATGCAAGTGCATTAGAGATTCAATCAATTaatgaaatcattaaaataaataagaaacaaaacaagatCAGAATGCTGCTAGATTCAATATACCAAATCGCTTAACTTTACAGTATCAGTCctttaaactaattaaaaaaaaattaccattgCCGGTTGTAACCTGAAACAGAAGCACTCACCTGCAACCAATAGAAAAATCCTCGCAAGAGATTCAAAATTCTACAGTTATCACATTGGGCCTCATTAATCGCTGATGCAAGATCTGCAAAATAGGAAAACAATTAGTAAGCGTCAGCATTCTATAATGGACTCCAATTTAACTGCAAATGACTAATATAATTTACAAGGACGTGAACCAAAGTCTTCGAAAACCATGCTAACCTATTCCAAAAAGGGCAGTCTAATGGAAATAACTGAAAGACTAGCAAATACTACAAATGAAATCCTAATGAAGAGATAGAGTTACCTCCAAAGGCAATGACAAAAAACAGAGAATTGGAGATCCAGGGCACTGATATTCATCACCAATCTATCTTTTCAAGGATGCTCAGTATACTAATCATAAAATTGCAGTACATGTTTTGCAAGTACAAACCCTGATCCTACTATCAGATACTATACATTTAACTTATTGGATGTACTTCTACAATAACAATTGTTGCTCGGCAACTACCATCAAGAATTTAATCTATTAAGCATAATGTAAGGatgtttaattctttttaaatttgcagCGTCATTAGTGCTATTACTTAGTAGGAAAGAGAAACATCATTTGGGTTTGAATTGAGAAGCAGACTCaggctccgtttggtacaacttattaaatagagcttataacagtagagcttataacagtagagctcataccaatagagcttttggacaaaaagttATTaggtgtttggttgtcaataaaaaaagcacttttgaaccattaaaatgtgtgatattttttatattatatactttTTGGAAAAGCTCTCtaacctctactcccaaaagctcaaattttgggcttttgttagtagaggtaaattagcttatttaagctaaaaaaacaCTACTaacaaaataaccaaacaccataaaaaattttaaaaagtatttatgcgattaaataagcacttatagctcttaaataagccataccaaacaGGCACTCAATATGCGAATATGTGAAGAAAATAGCATTTGCGAAACTTGAGAAAACCAATGGATATTACTAAGCTTACCACCATGCAACTGAAGATAAGATTTGCCATTAGAATCAAGTGGATATGATTTATTCTGAAACCGCAATATTCTAACACCTTGCAATGGTCTTTGCTGAGATGCATCTTGCCAAAGCTTTTCATATTCCTGTCTGTCATAAGGCTTCTGAAGAATTTCCATAAGCTCATTTCTGAATATGGATCCCTTACTTCCACTAAGATTTTCAATGCATTCCTCACCATCTAGATCAATAACCTATTTGTTtgcaaaacaacaaaaatagtacaaacagtgaaaaggaaaaagctttaaaaatcagaaacatgaaaatttgagtttttaataaatgaaagcaaataaaaataaaaagaataaaccaACAGTAGGAAATGATACATACCAAAGGAGTAGGCTCTCCATCAGAAAATGGATTAGTGTCCAATATCATAACTTGTGATTCAGAATCACTCTCTTCATATGTAACTTTTTTACCATCTTCAGGTGTGTATTCCAAATATTGACCATTCTCCAGAAATTTCAGAAATTCTTGATAGCTTTCATCCACCAAATCAAACTGTACCCCACGGTTGCACTGGCGCTTAGCAGAATTAGTAGTCTCCAGCCTCTGGCTTTTGATTGAACCAACAGGATCTTTAGCTTCCTCTCCAGCCTCtgaatgagaatcaatttccTCATAgataacttttttctttccttctaGAGTACATTCCAAATGTTGACCGTCTTTCAcagatttcaaaaattctaaataactTTTATCCTGCAAATCAGATGTCACAGCATGTTTTTTCTGGTGCTTGACAGAATTAGATGCCTTTGGGCTGGGTCTTTTGCTTGAACCATCATTTTCTACAGGAGAAACAGGATCTTCAACCTCCTCTTCTTCTGCTTCAGATTTTGCCCCATGATTGAACTGGGCCTTGGCATTAACTGCCTCTGGGATGTGTCTTTTTATTGGACAACCATGTTCTGCAAAAGAAAGAGGATCATCAACCTTGTCTTCTGCTCTTTCCTCAGAATGATGTTGAGAATCTCTTAAAGGTATAAGAAATTCTTGAAAGCTTTCATCAACCAAATCGGATTTTAACCCATGGTTGAACTGGTGCTTGGTGTTGGCTGCCTCAGGGATGTGTCTTTTTCCTGGACAACCATTTTCCGCAGAAGAAACAGGAACTTCAGCTTCCTTCTCTGCTTCTGAATCTGAATCACTCTTCTCATATTCAACTTTTTTGCCACCTTCAGGTCTCCATACCATATGCGCACCATCATCCTTCATGAACCTCAGA contains:
- the LOC102627535 gene encoding uncharacterized protein LOC102627535, with product MVLHSRNKNAGDLCGTVGGEEVDFYSDLRLARRWKRRRIGCGNFGSNATPKKTTHQSNGNNNYATVEIVVVDSDSEQRLDDVELSVDTDARCVGHADGDDFECAFDPHYMMFLANLKDDGKSYLLELALDNETPLVVEYEKDDGSSNKVDMDQKQGKITTEDALKSQLKREKTVPLKRTLRSNSGRVKTGNSKRSESTKRVLRSKSLRKDCENPGLVHDVKKDKTGIPRFLRDIGSQNYHSPSNGNGCSSSRHSPKAINTARRQCNRGVKNDDLEDENYKEFLRFMKDDGAHMVWRPEGGKKVEYEKSDSDSEAEKEAEVPVSSAENGCPGKRHIPEAANTKHQFNHGLKSDLVDESFQEFLIPLRDSQHHSEERAEDKVDDPLSFAEHGCPIKRHIPEAVNAKAQFNHGAKSEAEEEEVEDPVSPVENDGSSKRPSPKASNSVKHQKKHAVTSDLQDKSYLEFLKSVKDGQHLECTLEGKKKVIYEEIDSHSEAGEEAKDPVGSIKSQRLETTNSAKRQCNRGVQFDLVDESYQEFLKFLENGQYLEYTPEDGKKVTYEESDSESQVMILDTNPFSDGEPTPLVIDLDGEECIENLSGSKGSIFRNELMEILQKPYDRQEYEKLWQDASQQRPLQGVRILRFQNKSYPLDSNGKSYLQLHGDLASAINEAQCDNCRILNLLRGFFYWLQNVAREGSFKPWLDSSCLSTLPPVPLKASTSV
- the LOC102626378 gene encoding uncharacterized protein LOC102626378 isoform X2 translates to MGLVSRGKNASDSVGKLKGGDSEFSLDLRLGRQWKRRGLNLGLGSSSRKALKKTVNQSNGNNDAPVEAVNVDSDYDKYLNYWERNLDFDVVGGTDARCMYYSDDGGGGDNIKGVPDADYIVVLDNLKKGGKWCVDYAGGSNDEDNFSDVFDPHYLMFLNHLKKDGKSYVLELASDNSDNKTSIVVKYENPETVLRNNLGRKKCECSRRVQRSTIGRKKLESSGRGLGSNSRRQKTKSLRLTSRSNLGTRQTESPRKVIWSNSRGRKTKCFRETLRSQLKRRSNEGMSELSHESLLEFMKFVKDGQHMVYVRNNGKEVAYLESDSDSEVVVLDHNPFSDENDTLFVAIGDEGCREIITRSSQYEFREKLKEILLKPYDRKECNRRRLEASCRKPLEHDGERLDSDGKSYLDYYPALIEQARRDKPRILNLLRGLFYYLQNLSHEGQFKPWLDSECLSILPLT
- the LOC102626378 gene encoding uncharacterized protein LOC102626378 isoform X1, translated to MGLVSRGKNASDSVGKLKGGDSEFSLDLRLGRQWKRRGLNLGLGSSSRKALKKTVNQSNGNNDAPVEAVNVDSDYDKYLNYWERNLDFDVVGGTDARCMYYSDDGGGGDNIKGVPDADYIVVLDNLKKGGKWCVDYAGGSNDEDNFSDVFDPHYLMFLNHLKKDGKSYVLELASDNSDNKTSIVVKYENPETVLRNNLGRKKCECSRRVQRSTIGRKKLESSGRGLGSNSRRQKTKSLRLTSRSNLGTRQTESPRKVIWSNSRGRKTKCFRETLRSQLKRRSNEGMSELSHESLLEFMKFVKDGQHMVYVRNNGKEVAYLESDSDSEVVVLDHNPFSDENDTLFVAIGDEGCREIITRSSQYEFREKLKEILLKPYDRKECNRRRLEASCRKPLEHDGERLDSDGKSYLDYYPDLAALIEQARRDKPRILNLLRGLFYYLQNLSHEGQFKPWLDSECLSILPLT